A single genomic interval of uncultured Desulfobulbus sp. harbors:
- a CDS encoding SO_0444 family Cu/Zn efflux transporter, with protein sequence MKFVIDCFSAGWQLLEQSSLYILLGLMVAGLLNVFLSPDFVVRHLGKGRIRSVFKAALLGIPIPLCSCGVLPAAAQLKRQGANNGATTAFLISTPESGADSIALSWALLDPLMTVARPVAAFISAFVAGVLENLIGEREKPVSPPPLQMAPQESAGCCDAHCGCHHGPHQPQASNFLAGVQFAIKEIWGDLAGWFFVGIAIAAVITTLIPDDFVGQHLGGGLGSMLLMLVVGVPMYICATASTPIAAALILKGVSPGAALVFLLSGPATNVTALAVLLKLLGKKGLAIYLASIAVVSVLCGLLLDAVYVSLGLSAVATIGRGSESLPHWLTNGATILLLLLSLRPLQRVYTHKFASCHS encoded by the coding sequence ATGAAGTTCGTCATTGATTGTTTTTCCGCCGGTTGGCAACTGCTGGAACAATCATCTCTGTATATCCTGCTCGGTTTGATGGTCGCAGGTTTGTTGAACGTCTTTCTCTCCCCTGATTTTGTGGTCAGGCATCTGGGCAAGGGGAGGATACGTTCCGTGTTCAAGGCGGCACTTCTCGGCATACCGATTCCACTGTGTTCCTGCGGCGTGCTCCCGGCTGCGGCGCAGCTCAAGCGTCAGGGAGCCAACAATGGTGCCACCACCGCCTTTCTCATCTCCACTCCCGAGTCCGGGGCGGATTCCATTGCTTTGTCCTGGGCCCTGCTCGACCCCCTGATGACCGTGGCCAGGCCGGTGGCTGCCTTTATCTCTGCCTTTGTTGCCGGAGTGCTGGAGAATTTGATTGGTGAACGGGAGAAACCAGTCTCGCCACCTCCATTGCAGATGGCCCCGCAAGAGTCAGCTGGTTGCTGCGATGCCCATTGTGGATGCCATCATGGGCCGCATCAACCGCAGGCCAGTAATTTCCTTGCCGGGGTGCAGTTTGCAATCAAGGAGATTTGGGGCGATTTGGCGGGATGGTTCTTTGTCGGCATTGCCATTGCCGCGGTCATCACCACCCTGATTCCCGATGATTTTGTCGGCCAACACCTCGGCGGCGGCCTTGGTTCCATGTTGTTGATGCTTGTCGTCGGTGTACCGATGTACATCTGTGCCACCGCCTCCACACCAATCGCCGCGGCCTTGATTCTCAAAGGCGTCAGTCCGGGGGCAGCCCTGGTTTTTTTACTGAGCGGCCCGGCAACCAACGTCACAGCATTGGCGGTTCTGTTGAAATTGTTGGGGAAAAAAGGCTTGGCCATTTACCTGGCCTCAATTGCGGTGGTCAGTGTGCTCTGCGGTCTGCTCCTTGATGCGGTCTATGTCAGCCTGGGCCTTTCTGCCGTGGCCACCATTGGCCGGGGCAGCGAGTCCCTGCCCCATTGGTTGACCAACGGGGCGACCATCCTGCTTCTCCTGCTCTCGCTTCGGCCGTTGCAACGTGTGTATACCCATAAGTTCGCTTCTTGCCACTCATAG